The genomic region GTGGGGAGCGCCCCCAAGGAGCGAACGCCCGGGCCGGGGGGCGGCACGGAGCGCGGGAGCGACCGCTCGCTCACGACGACGAGCAAGAGCGCCCGAGGGGCGGCGAGGAGCTCGGCGAGGACGGCGTGGTCCCACGAGCCCTCGGCGGGGAGCGGCACGATCACCACGACCCGCCGGGGCTCCCGTGCGGCGGCGCCGAGCAGCCCTTCGGCGAGCGCGTGGGGATCGGCGGGAGGCGCGGCGGTGGTGGCGCCGAGCGCGAGAGCGGCCTGGTGGAACGCGGGGAAGCCCGGGCTCGCGAGGCACCCGGCGACCCCGTGGCCGGCGAGCGCGGCGCGCCGCGTGAGGTGCTCGATGAGGCTGTTCGTGGCGTCTCGACCCGCGACCACCGCGACGTGGCCCGGCGAGCCGGACTCGACGCGCGTGTCTAGCTCGAGGAATCCTCCGCCTCGCGAGACGGAGACCTCGACCGCAGAGAACGGTGTGGCGAGAGACGTGACCAACGCCTCCACGTTAACCCATCGCGCCCGGCGGGCAAGCCGCGCTGCTCGAAACCCTGCGCAGAGAGCGCGCTCATGGCGCCCGTGCGCTTCGCCATGTCGGTGCTGCCTTCGCGTTCAGTGGGGGGGCAAGCCGTGGGGGGGCAAGCCGTGGGGGGTCGAGCGCCGCTGCAGCTCCGCCTCGATGGCGTCGAAGGCGCTTGGCGCCGCCTCGCCGAGGGCGCGCGCGAGGGGCAGCTGCGCCGCCACGCTCTCCAGGTAGAACCTGAGCAGCGACGGGAGCTTCTCTTCGAGCAACGCCGCCTGCTTCGCGACCGTCGCCGCGTCTCCACGCCTGACCGGGCCGGTGAGCGCCGCGGGGAACCCGAGCCCCTCCACGTTCTCCGCGACGCTGCGCAACAAGGGGCCTAGCATCCGCGGGGCCACCTCCGGCGGAACGCCCGCCACCCCCAGCAGCTGCGCGCCGAGCGCCGCCAGCGCCGCCGCGCCGTTGGCGACCAGCCCCGCGGACGCATGGTAAAGCATCTTGTCCATGTGCGGGAGCGTGCGCGGGGTCATCCCGAGCAGCTTGCCGAGCTTGCGCGCGGCGCGAACCGCCGCCTCGTCTCCGTCGACGTGCAGCTGGCCCCGCGCGAGCGTGGGCGACGCGTGCGGCGCGGCGAAGGCGATCATCGGGTGCATCTGGGCGACGCCCGCGCACACCGGGCGAAGGGCGGCGAGCACCTCCGGCCCCAGCGCGCCCGCGACGTGCACGCAGACCGCTCGGCGGGGGACGAGCCCCGAGGCGGCGAGCTCCGTCGCCAGCGGCGCGAGGTCGCGGTCGCGCACCGCGAGGACGACAACGTCGGCGTCGAGGGGGGTCGAGGGCAGCCCGTCGCGTGCGGCGCGGAGGGTCACCTTCGCTCCCTCGGCGCGGAGGAGCCGCGCGAGGCCCCTCCCGACCTTTCCCGCCCCCTGGATGTGGATCCGCGTTCGCTTCATGGCCCCTCCACGTAGACGGAGTGCGCGCGGGCGTACGCGAGCACGTCGCGCGGGACGAGCGCGCCGAGCTCGCGCTCTCTCGTGTCGCCGTCGGCCTCCCGGGCGGTGAGGAGCTGCCGAACCCTCGTGCTCGACACGTCGGGCAGCACCGCCACGGGGGCGTCGGGGTGGAGCGCCCCGACGCGCCCCAGCACCATCGGGGGCGCGACCGCGCAGATGGCCTCCCACCCGTGCCACTTCGCCGACTCGAGCAGGATGTCGGCGCCGACGAGCAGCCGCAGGTCGACGTCGGGGGAGGTCGCCCGCACGTGCTCGACGAGGCGCAGCGTGCGGCTCTCGCCGCCGAGCTCTTGCTCGACGCGCGACACCTCGATTTGCGGGTGGCCGGCCATGCACAGCTCGCACATCCGCACGCGGTGCTCGAACGAGGCGAGCGGCTTCGCGAACGGGTGCCGGAACGTGGGCACCACGAGCACCTTCGACGCTCCCCCGGTCGCGATGGCGAGCACGGCGGCGAGCAGGTGCGCGACGTGCGGCGGGTTGAAGCTGCCCCCGAACACGGCCACGACGGGCCGCCTTGACGGGCCTGGCTCTTGGGGCGGTCGGGGCGCGCCCGCGTGGGCGTCGCTCACCCTTCCTGCACCCGCATCTTGGTGCTCCGGTCGACCGCGAGGATGTGCCGCGCCGTGAGCTTCCCGGAGCCGTCGTAGAGCGCGAGCTCGATGTCGTCCTTCTCGTCGTCGATCACGGCGAGTCCGCCACCGAGCCCGACCGAGCCAGGCGACACGAACCACCGCGAGCCGATCGCTTTCACGAACGGGCCGTCGCTCTTGCCGTAGATGAGCACGGACGCGCCGGCGATCTCCTCTTCGTCGAGCCCGGCCTTGTCGTGGACCAAGAGGGCCACCCGGTCGCCGATCATCTCCATGGTCCGCGCGCGCTCGGGGAGGGTCTCGAGCGCCTTCAGGCGCAGGCGGGCCCGCTCGATCGCGACGAAGCGATCGAGCTCCGCCGGCTTGCCCGAGATCGCGACCGCCGCCGAGCGCGTCCACGCGGCACGATCGCTGGGATCGTCGCCCACGAGCTTACGCGCCCAGGCCGCCACGGCGCGGTCGAGGGCGCCGTCGATCCCGAGGTACACGGCGCGGTGGACCTTCGCGCCGTTGAGCAGGAACTCGGCCCCTCGCCCGAGGGCCGCCACGTCCCCATCGGCCGGTCCAAGGAACCCCATTCGCATCGCGTCCGAAGTGTTTCTCGCATCGAGTTGGAAGTAAAGGGGCGAGTGCCTGCGCGCCGCGGGTCCTCGAAAAAGACAGTGGAATTCGCCTCGCTGCTCGTATTCGGCCGCGAGCCGAGGGCAGCCGTCGGTCGGCGCGCCCTCGGCGAGCGTGCTCGGGTAGCATGCGGGAGTGCCTCCACGCCGACTGAGAGCTCCCCGCGATCCCGTCACGGTCTCCCTCGACGGGGAAGCGGTCGTTGCGGAGCGTGGCGAGCCCGTCGCCGTCGCCCTGGTCGCGGGCGGCGCGCTCGCGCTCGCCCGCAGCGCCAAGTTTCATCGGCCGCGGGGGCCCTCGTGTTTGCGGGCGGCGTGCGAGGGGTGCCTCGCGCGCGTGGACAGCGAGCCGAACATCATGACGTGCCGCGCCCGGGCAAGGGAAGGCACCGAGGTGACCACCCAGAACTCGCTGGGATCGCGGAACGTCGACCTGCTCCGCATGACCGACTGGTTCTTCCCCGAGGGCATGAACCACCATGAGCTCCTCGCCGGCGTTCCGGGCCTCCAGTCGGTGATGCAGTCGTTCGCCCGCCGGGTGGCGGGGCTCGGCAGGCTCCCGGCGGTCTCGCGCGCGCCCATGCCCGCCCGTCGCCGCCGCCTCGACGTCGTGGTCGTCGGCTCGGGCCCGTCGGGAATGGCGACCGCGCTCGAGCTCTCAGCTCGCGGCCGCCGGGTGACGGTGCTCGACGACGCGCTCGCGCCGGGTGGCGCGGCCCGCACGCTCGGGGCCGATCGGGGCGTGTTCGGCCCGCTCCTGGCCGCGTTCTCGCAGGCGACCGCGAGCGGACGTATCGCCCTCGAGCTCGAGGTGACCGTAGGCGCGCTCTACGAGGGCGACGTACTCGCGGTGGGGCCCGGTGGCGCGGAGGTGCTCACCGCGGAGACGCTGGTGCTCGCCACGGGGGCGCACGACGGCCAGGCCGTCTTCGAGGGCAACGATCTCCCCGGCGTGCTCTCCGCGCGGGCCGCCGCCGAGCTCGTCGCGCATGGCGTGCTCATCGGCGAGCGGGTCGCCTGGTGCCACCCCGAGGGGCCCACCGCCTTCGGGCAGGCGTTCGCGAGCGCCGCGCGGGCCGCGTCCGCCACGGTGCACGCCTTCCACGGGCTGCCGCGGTCGGTCCACGGAGGCACCGTCGTGGAAGGGGCGAGCTTTCTTCAAAGCGACGAGGAGGTCATCTACGATCTCGACGCGGTCGTCCTCGATCTCCCGAGCTCACCGGCGTACGAGCTCGCCGTTCAGGCGGGCGCGCGGGTGCGCCACGAGGCTCGCGGCTACGTGGTCGTCGCCGACCCCGATGGCGTCATCGCGCCCGGCGGGGTGCGCGGGGTCGGTGAGCTCGTTGGCACGCCGCTCGACCCCGACGCCGTGCTGGCGGAGGCGGCCCGCGTCGCGGGCTAGCCGTGCGATAATGTCTTGAATTTGTTCCGTATTGTGGCGCAGGGCTCAGTCGTCGACCAGCGATCCGAAGACCGCGACGCCGCCGGCGACCGCGACGGCGTCGAAGACCGCGAGCAGCACGAGATAGTCCCTGAGCTCGTCGAACGAGCCGCCGCCGAAGACGAGCGCGGTGCCCGCGACGGCCGAGAGGAGGACCGGCGACAGCAGCGGGAACAGCACGGACGCGAGCACGAGATCTCGCGCCGAGGTGCGCACGGTCATCGCGCCGAAGAGCGTGCCGGTGGCCGCGATGCCGAGCGTGCCGAGCAGCAAGAGCGGCAGCAGCTTCGGCAGGTAGGGCACGACGTCGATGTGGAACAGGAGCGCGACGGTCGGCACGACGAGCGCCTCCACCGCGAGCATCAGGGCGAGCACGCCGAGTGCCTTCCCCGCGAAGATGCTCGCGCGGGGCACCGGCGCCACGAGCAGCCCCGTGAGGGCGCTCTCCTCGCGCTCACGCTGCCACGTGCGCCCGAGCGCGAGGACGCTCGCGAACGCGATCGGCAGCCAGATCGCCCCAGGCGCGATCCGCACCTGGGTCTTGGGGCCCGCGCTGAACGCGATGCTCGCCATCACGGTGACGAGCACGGCGAAGAACCCGCCCGTCGTCACGATCTCGCGCGTCCGAAGCTCGATCTGCAGGTCCTTCCGCGCGATCGCCAGCGCGCAGGCCAGGAAGCCCGGCGAGCGTGTCGCCGCGGAGGGCGCGCGCAGGCCGGGCGTGGCGGGCGTGGCGGGCGGAGAAGGCAAGGGCACGGGAGGGCGGGCGGGCGTCGCGCGTGGCAGGCGAGGGTGCGCGCGGCCGTTTGCGTCAGGCTCGCCCACCATGCCGGCAGCCCGGCCTTCCGCGCAAGCTCTTCTCAGAAGCCCGACGCGGGATCCTCCATGTTCGCGCGGGCGCGGATCTTCCCGGCGAGCGTCTTGCGCTGCTCCGCGGTGAGCACCGGGAGCACCTTCTCGGCGACCGCGAAGGCGGCCTCCTGCTTGCCCTTCGCGCGCTCGGCGAGCGTGCCCTGCGGCCCGAGGGTCGAGGGGTCGAACTTTGGCTGCTTGAACGCCTCGAGCATGGCCCGCCCGCGGGCGTGATGACCGCCCCAGCCGTGACCCCGCCGGCCATCGTGCTCGCCTTCCCCCTCGGCCGCGCCCGCGCGCTCGCTGTCCGCGCCGCGATGGGCGTGCTCCCCGTCCCCCGCGTGCATGGCGCGCATGCCGTCGCGCATCGCCTCGCGGATGGTGGCGCCTTGCTCGGGGGTGAGCGCGAGCTCCCGGCCGAGCGCAAAGAGCCCGCCACCACGTTGGTGTGCGCCCTGCATGCGCTGCTTGCCGCGCTCCCTGAGGGCGTCCACGAACGCCGCGCGCTGTCCGTCGTCGAGCACGTCGTGCAGCTTGACGAGCGACGCCTCATCTTGGGGACGCGCCTGGTCCATCTTGGCGATCACCTGGTCGACGCGGGGCTTGAGCGCCGCGCGATCGATCGTGCCCCTTTCGACCTGCGCCGCCACGTCGAGCATCAGCGCCTTCACGTCCGCGCGCACGGTGGTGTGCCGGGCCTCGGCGGCCTGGGCGAGCTTCTCAATCTCCGCGCGCTGCTCGGGCCGGAGATCGACCTCGCCGAGCGCCTCGCCCGCGACCTTCACGAAGCCGTGCGCGCTCTGGGCCAGTGGGGCGCGCGTGGTGCTGGCGGCGGTCTGCGCGGTCGATGTCGTCGCCGCCCCGCTGCATGCGGTGACCCCGAGGGCGAGGAACGTGGCGAGCGCAGGGACGAGGAAAAATCGACGAGTGGATTTCATGCACAACCTCCAGCCGACAGCGTGCGGCGCGACGAGACGGAGCGCTCGTGCTCTCGCGGTAAAGAAGGGTAAACTGGCCTCGGCGCGTCGAGAACGAGCGTTCACACAGCCTGACAGACCTGTCGTGGAGATCGGTCGACGACTCTCTCGGTGCGGCCTCGCGCGCGTCGGCACGGGCAGTGCAGTGGGGCCAGCGGCGAGCGCTCGCTCGCAGCGAGGTGGTCCATTATGCTCCGGCGCGTCGAACCGGAGTGAGGCCCCGCGGGGCGAACGAAGGTCGATGGCGAGCCATAGCCGAAGGTGAGGAGTCGCCATGAACGCGGAGGGTGGTCAATGAAGTCGATTCGATCAGGTGGTGCGCGGCCTCAACATCTCGCCGGCATCGCGTCCGTCGCGCTCTTCGCCCTCCTCGCGGGGCCGGCGCGCGCCGCGGACCCGAAGCCCGCGGCCGGGCCCGACACCGTCACCCTCCAGGACGGCACGGTCGTCACCGGCACGTTCACCGAGCTCGTCCCCCAGAACCGCATCACGGTCCTCGTGGGCAACGAGTCCAAGACGTTCCAGTGGAACTTGGTCCGCAAGGCCACACACGACGGCAGGGTGGTGGCGGAGAACGCGCCCGCGGCGCCAGCGGTGCTCGTCGTGCAGCCCCAGCCCCAGCAGCAGGTCGTGATCGTGCAGTCGGCGCCGCCGGGCGCCGCGGCCCCCTCCGCCGCCGCGGCGTTCGTGCATCTCGAAGGCGACGACGACGCGGTCCTCGAGATGCGAGGGCCCCAGGGCGGCGATTTCGTGGCGATGTGTCAGTCGCCGTGCGACCGCGCGCTCCCGCTCGACGCCATGTACCGCATCGGCGGCTCCGGTGTTCGCAAGTCCACCAACTTCAAGCTCGCCAGCACCGACGGCAAGCCCGTCGTCGTCGACGTCGACTCGGCCCACACCGGCGGCTTCGTCGGCGGCATCGTCATGACCGCGCTCGGTCCCGTGGTCGCCGTCGCCGGGCTCTTCGTCTACGCGGTGAGCTCCATCACCTTCTACACGTCGTCCGGAAGCGGCGCGGGCGGCAGCTCGGCCGGCAAGACCACGGGTGGCATCATGATGCTCTCGGGCGTCGCGCTCACCGCCGTGGGTATCCCGCTCATCGTCATGAACTCGCGCACCAAGGTGAAGCAGGAGGTCGGCGCGCCGACACCGCCGCGCAGCGCGGGCCTGCTGAACGTCCGCCTCCCCGAATACCGTGACGTCGCCCACGAGGTGCCCATGCCGGGCGCGAGCTACGCCCCGGTCTTCGGCCTCGCGTTCTAGCCCGGACAGTCATCCGGCGAGAGCGCCGAACCGCTTGATGACCGAGGAGTTTCGCAGAGTTGCGAACCGCGCGAGGCGCGACGACGAGTCCCACTGCTGCTGGGCGAGGAGGAGCAACGAAACACGGCGACGTGAATCGGCGAAGAACTCTACGATTTCTGCCGACCCTCATTCACACGACTGAGACATCGATTTCCACGACAAAACGACGAAGCCCGGACCTCGCGGTCCAGGCTTCCTCGGGTGGCGCGCGCCGGGTGACGCTCAGAAGATGAAGACGCCCAGCGACACCACCGTGGACCAGAGGCCCTTGGCGTGGCCCTCGGCGCTCTGCGCGATGTGGCGGGTCTTCAGGATGGTCTTGTTCATCTTGAAGACCTGCTCTCGCTCGTTCCACGCCTTCTCGGGATCGAAGTCGATGCCGAGCGTGGTCGCGAGCATGGTGGCGGCGAGGTCCTCGGCGTACTCGCCCGCGACCTTCGACGTCTCGCCGTAGCTGTGGTGCTCGGAGAGATAGCCGTACATGTTCGGGTCGGCCGGCCGCGCGAGGCCGATCGACGTGGCGATGAGCCGGTTCGGCTCGTTCGTGTCCTGGCGCGCCATCACGCAATGGACGATCTGCCCGGGGCGGATGAGCTTCTCGCCCTCTTTGCGGCTGATCTCGCGGCAGTGGGGCGGAAAGATCGAGCTCACGGTGACGAGGTTCGCCTTCTCGACGCCGGCATCGCGGAGCGCGAGCTCGAACGACGAGAGGCGGTCCTTGTGGACGCCCACGCCGTTGCAGAAGAAGATCGCCTTCGGCGTGAACATCTCGGCCATGAGCGGGAACCCGCTCTCGCCCATCTGGATGACGGGGACGCTGGGCGCCTTCGGCGCCTTCGACGAGCCGGTCTTCGCCTGTTGCTTCTTCTTCATCGCCGCTCCTCCGAGGACGTCGTCAATGAGCGAGGGGCTCGACGACGTCGACGCACCTCGTGCCTTCGGTGTGCTCACTTCGCGGCGCCCTTGGCGCGCTTGGTGACCGCCTTGTAGTGGTCGTACAGGCGCGGCACCGGCCACGCGGCGAGGCGGGCCTTGTACCCGGCGTCGGCCGCGCGCTTCTCGGCCTCGAGGATCGCGCCCACGAGCTTCTCGTGCGTGCCGAACTTCGCCTTCACCTCGGTGAAGACGGCGTGCAGACGCAGGAGCTTCGCGTTGGAGACGTGCGCGAGGCCCTTCTTTGCGTTGGTGCGGCCGAGCCAGAGGTTGTCCCCGGCGAAGCCTTCCACGGCGGCGACCAGCTTGGCCTTGTCCCCGAACTTCTCTTTCACGGTCGCGAGCGGGCTCTTCATGATTTTCTCTCCTCAGTGGGTGCGCAAGGTCACTTGCGCGGCATGGATGGCGCCCGTCCTTACCGGAACGGACCCGCCCCCGCAAGTCTCGGAGAGCGCTCGCCCCTCGAGGCTGCTGTAAGGTCGGCGCGGCGGCTGCGTTTGAGCCTACGCTGACCGCGCATCGAACCCTCGGAGGACTGAACATGCGGACAAGTCGGAGGAGACAAGGCCTGATGGTGCTCGGGGCGCTCGCGTGCCTGCAGGGGTGCGGGATGGCCTCCGCGGAGAGCGCGCCCGCCATGGCGCCGAACCTGAGGACGAAGTCCAGCGCGGGTGCCGTCGTGGCGATGGCGGACCGCGAGGAGTCCCCCGGCCGCGGCCCGGCGGAGGCGCCGCCCCCGCCGCCCCCGCCCCCGCCGTCGCCGTCCGCCGCTCCTGCGGATCAGCGCTCGGCGCCCGAGAAGAAGGCCTCGTCCGACGGCCAGGCCGAGGTAGCCCGCGAGACCCACCTTATTGTGTATACTGCAACCATCACGATGGCTGTCTACCAGGTGCAGCCGAACCTGGCCCTGGTCGAGCGCATCGCGAAGGAGAGCGGCGGCTACCTGTCGCTCCGCAACGATAACCAGATCACCGTGCGGGTCCCCCGGGCGAAGTTCGACGCGGCGCTCGGCGCGATCGAGAAGATCGGCGATGTGCTCCACCGCGACGTGTCGGCCGAGGACGTGACCGACCAGTACGTCGACCTCGAGATACGCATCAAGAACGGGCGCGCGATGCAGACCCGCCTGAAGCAGCTCCTCGAGAAGGCCGCGGTGAAGGAGGCCATCGACATCGAGAAGGAGCTCGCCCGCGTGACGCAGGAGCTCGAGCTGCTCGAGGGGAAGCTCAAGCTGCTCAGCGACAAGATCGCGTACTCCACGATCACCGTCGTGTTCGCGGCGCGAGGCAACGCCCTGCAGAGCGCGAGCCGTGTGCGGCTGCCGTTCCCTTGGCTCCAGCAGCTCGGCCTCGTGAACCTCCTTCAGCTTCAAGAGGAGCGCACCCGATGAGCCCGTCTCGCCCGTCTCGCCCGTCTCGCCCGTCTCGCCCGTCTCGCCCGTCTCGCCCGTCTCGCCCGTCTCGCCCGTCTCGCCCCGCCTGGTACCTGCTCTGCGCCGCCATATTGGCCCTCGCCCTCGCGAGCGTCGGCTGCGGTCGCCCCTTCCGCATCGCCACCGCGCCCGGCTTCGTCGAGCTCGAGGGTCAATCGGCGACCGGCTACGACTACCGCGCCACCAGCCCCGAGGGCGTGGTCATGTCGGTCAAGGTCCTCGAGGACGAGGACCGAGCCGAGCTCGGCTTCTGGACCAAGTCGATCGTCCTGCAGATGCGCGACGTCTCGGGCTACGCGCACCTCGCCACGGTCGACGTCACCTCGCTCGACGGCACGCCCGGCAAGCGCATGGAGTTCGCCCACGACGAGGACGGCAAGCCCTATCTCTACTGGGTCACCGTCTACGCAGCCCAGGGGAAGCTCTTCCTCGCGGAGGCGGGCGCGCCGAAGCCGTTGTTCGAGCGCAACCGCGCGAGCGTGGAGTGGACGATGAAGAGCCTCAAGGTGAAGTGCGACACGCTGGTGTCGCCGGTGCTCGCGTCGCGCACCTGCCACCGGTGGTAGCGCGGTTGCGCCACGGACCCTGATAAAAGTCTTGCGGACCTTTAGTGGGGTGCTAAGACAAATTCATGATCACCCTCTCGCTCTCCTCCAGGCTCTCCGGTGGCGTGCTCGGCCTTCTCGTGGGGGACGCCCTCGGCGTCCCGTACGAGTTTCACCGCCCCGAGCGCCTCCCACCCCGCGCCGAGCTCGAGATGGTCCCGCCCGCGGGCTTCCTGCGGGCGCACCGGGGCGTGCCGACGGGCACCTGGTCGGACGACGGCGCCCAGGCGCTCGCCCTGCTCGACTCGCTGCTCGCGCGCGACGGGCTCGCGCTCGACGACTTCGCCGCGAGGTTGCTCGCGTGGTTCGAGGAGGGGCGCTACACGCCCGACGGCCGCGTCTTCGACGTGGGCGTGCAGACCTCGCGAGCCCTCCGGGCGCTCCGCGACGGCGTCTCTCCGGAGGAGGCCGGGCCCGCCGGGGAGCGCGACAACGGCAACGGCTCGCTCATGCGCGTGCTCCCCCTCGCGCTCTTCCACCGCGGGTCCGACGCGGAGCTTTGCGCGCTCGCCGAGCGCTCCTGCCTGCCCACGCACGGGCACCTCCGCGCGCGGGTCTGCTGCGCGCTCTACTGCCTCTGGGCGCGCCACGAGCTCGCCGGTCGCCCCCACGCGTACGCCCGCGCGGCGGCCGAGTTGCGCGCGCTCTACCGCGACGATCCCGCGCGCACCGAGGTGCTCGAGGGGCACGTTCGACCCGACGACGCGAGCCCCGGCGGCGGCTCCGGCTACGTGGTCGACACCCTCCGCTCGGCCCGCGCCTGCCTCGAGGAGCCCTCGTACGAGGCCGCGGTCAAGGCCGCGATCGCCCTCGGGCACGACACGGACACCACCGCCTGTGTCGTCGGCGGCATCGCCGGCGTGCGCTGGGGTGGCGGGGGTGGCGAGGGTGGCGGGGGTGGCGGGGGTGGCGGGGGTGGCGGGGGTGAGGGGGGCGAGGCGGGAATCCCGGCGCGAATGCTCGAAGCGCTCCGCGGGCGCGAGGTCGTCTCGCCCCTGGTCCGGGGCCTGCTCGCGGTGCACGGGGCTCCGGCGCCCCACTGACCGACGCGGCCGGTCCGCGCCTGCCCCGCGCCCGGCCCTGCGCCCGGACCCGCGCCGCGGACCCCGCGCCGCGTAGACCCGTCGGCTCCGCTCTGTTAGGGATGCGCCGAATGGGAACGCCGCGCGTACGTTTTGCTCCGTCGCCCACGGGCTACCTCCACATCGGTGGCGTGCGCACGGCCCTCTTCAACTGGCTCTGGGCCCGCAAGACCGGCGGCGCCTTCGTGCTCCGCATCGAAGACACCGATCGCGAGCGGTCGACCGAGGCGAGCCGCCAGGTCATCTTCGACTCGCTGCGTTGGCTCGGCATCGACTGGGACGAGGGCCCCGAGGTGGGCGGTCCTCACGGACCGTACTGCCAGATGGAGCGGCTCGCGCTCTACAAGGAGTACGCCGAGCGCCTCATCGCCGAGGGCAAGGCCTTCCGCTGCTACAAGACCCGCGACGAGCTCGACGCCGCCCGGGCCGCGCTGAAGGAGAAGGACCCCAAGGC from Myxococcales bacterium harbors:
- a CDS encoding DUF2520 domain-containing protein; the protein is MKRTRIHIQGAGKVGRGLARLLRAEGAKVTLRAARDGLPSTPLDADVVVLAVRDRDLAPLATELAASGLVPRRAVCVHVAGALGPEVLAALRPVCAGVAQMHPMIAFAAPHASPTLARGQLHVDGDEAAVRAARKLGKLLGMTPRTLPHMDKMLYHASAGLVANGAAALAALGAQLLGVAGVPPEVAPRMLGPLLRSVAENVEGLGFPAALTGPVRRGDAATVAKQAALLEEKLPSLLRFYLESVAAQLPLARALGEAAPSAFDAIEAELQRRSTPHGLPPHGLPPH
- a CDS encoding nicotinate-nicotinamide nucleotide adenylyltransferase, which gives rise to MSDAHAGAPRPPQEPGPSRRPVVAVFGGSFNPPHVAHLLAAVLAIATGGASKVLVVPTFRHPFAKPLASFEHRVRMCELCMAGHPQIEVSRVEQELGGESRTLRLVEHVRATSPDVDLRLLVGADILLESAKWHGWEAICAVAPPMVLGRVGALHPDAPVAVLPDVSSTRVRQLLTAREADGDTRERELGALVPRDVLAYARAHSVYVEGP
- a CDS encoding (2Fe-2S)-binding protein, with product MPPRRLRAPRDPVTVSLDGEAVVAERGEPVAVALVAGGALALARSAKFHRPRGPSCLRAACEGCLARVDSEPNIMTCRARAREGTEVTTQNSLGSRNVDLLRMTDWFFPEGMNHHELLAGVPGLQSVMQSFARRVAGLGRLPAVSRAPMPARRRRLDVVVVGSGPSGMATALELSARGRRVTVLDDALAPGGAARTLGADRGVFGPLLAAFSQATASGRIALELEVTVGALYEGDVLAVGPGGAEVLTAETLVLATGAHDGQAVFEGNDLPGVLSARAAAELVAHGVLIGERVAWCHPEGPTAFGQAFASAARAASATVHAFHGLPRSVHGGTVVEGASFLQSDEEVIYDLDAVVLDLPSSPAYELAVQAGARVRHEARGYVVVADPDGVIAPGGVRGVGELVGTPLDPDAVLAEAARVAG
- a CDS encoding heme exporter protein CcmB gives rise to the protein MAIARKDLQIELRTREIVTTGGFFAVLVTVMASIAFSAGPKTQVRIAPGAIWLPIAFASVLALGRTWQREREESALTGLLVAPVPRASIFAGKALGVLALMLAVEALVVPTVALLFHIDVVPYLPKLLPLLLLGTLGIAATGTLFGAMTVRTSARDLVLASVLFPLLSPVLLSAVAGTALVFGGGSFDELRDYLVLLAVFDAVAVAGGVAVFGSLVDD
- a CDS encoding arginine decarboxylase, pyruvoyl-dependent, which gives rise to MFTPKAIFFCNGVGVHKDRLSSFELALRDAGVEKANLVTVSSIFPPHCREISRKEGEKLIRPGQIVHCVMARQDTNEPNRLIATSIGLARPADPNMYGYLSEHHSYGETSKVAGEYAEDLAATMLATTLGIDFDPEKAWNEREQVFKMNKTILKTRHIAQSAEGHAKGLWSTVVSLGVFIF
- a CDS encoding DUF4349 domain-containing protein encodes the protein MRTSRRRQGLMVLGALACLQGCGMASAESAPAMAPNLRTKSSAGAVVAMADREESPGRGPAEAPPPPPPPPPSPSAAPADQRSAPEKKASSDGQAEVARETHLIVYTATITMAVYQVQPNLALVERIAKESGGYLSLRNDNQITVRVPRAKFDAALGAIEKIGDVLHRDVSAEDVTDQYVDLEIRIKNGRAMQTRLKQLLEKAAVKEAIDIEKELARVTQELELLEGKLKLLSDKIAYSTITVVFAARGNALQSASRVRLPFPWLQQLGLVNLLQLQEERTR
- a CDS encoding serine/threonine protein kinase, with protein sequence MALALASVGCGRPFRIATAPGFVELEGQSATGYDYRATSPEGVVMSVKVLEDEDRAELGFWTKSIVLQMRDVSGYAHLATVDVTSLDGTPGKRMEFAHDEDGKPYLYWVTVYAAQGKLFLAEAGAPKPLFERNRASVEWTMKSLKVKCDTLVSPVLASRTCHRW
- a CDS encoding ADP-ribosylglycohydrolase family protein; translated protein: MITLSLSSRLSGGVLGLLVGDALGVPYEFHRPERLPPRAELEMVPPAGFLRAHRGVPTGTWSDDGAQALALLDSLLARDGLALDDFAARLLAWFEEGRYTPDGRVFDVGVQTSRALRALRDGVSPEEAGPAGERDNGNGSLMRVLPLALFHRGSDAELCALAERSCLPTHGHLRARVCCALYCLWARHELAGRPHAYARAAAELRALYRDDPARTEVLEGHVRPDDASPGGGSGYVVDTLRSARACLEEPSYEAAVKAAIALGHDTDTTACVVGGIAGVRWGGGGGEGGGGGGGGGGGGGEGGEAGIPARMLEALRGREVVSPLVRGLLAVHGAPAPH